From Myotis daubentonii chromosome 7, mMyoDau2.1, whole genome shotgun sequence, a single genomic window includes:
- the LOC132237935 gene encoding small cysteine and glycine repeat-containing protein 6-like: protein MGCCGCGGCGGGCGGCGGGCGGCGGCGSGCGGCGGCGGGCTTCRCYRVGCCSSCCPCCRGCCGGCCSIPVVCCCHRSCGCGSCGCGSCGCGCGCGKGCCQQKCCQCKCCCQKCCCKKQCCC from the coding sequence ATGGGGTGCTGTGGCTGTGGTGGCTGCggtggtggctgtggtggctgcGGTGGTGGCTGCGGTGGCTGTGGTGGCTGCGGTAGTGGCTGTGGAGGCTGTGGAGGTTGCGGTGGTGGCTGCACCACTTGCAGATGCTACCGGGTTGGCtgctgctccagctgctgcccctgctgcagAGGCTGCTGCGGCGGTTGCTGCAGTATCCCCGTGGTCTGCTGCTGCCACCgctcctgtggctgtggctcctgtggctgtggctcctgtggctgtggctgtggttgTGGGAAGGGCTGTTGTCAGCAGAAGTGCTGCCAGTGTAAGTGCTGCTGCCAGAAATGTTGCTGCAAGAAGCAATGCTGCTGCTAG